In Meleagris gallopavo isolate NT-WF06-2002-E0010 breed Aviagen turkey brand Nicholas breeding stock chromosome 30, Turkey_5.1, whole genome shotgun sequence, the genomic stretch CCCCCCACACAGCCGGGCCCAAGGCCCGGCAGCTCCCGGCTCGGAGCCGGCCCCGCTCCCCGGAACCCATCCACGGACACTCCATCCCGCAGTGATCCAACCCGGCCCAAAAGCGATGCGGANNNNNNNNNNNNNNNNNNNNNNNNNNNNNNNNNNNNNNNNNNNNNNNNNNNNNNNNNNNNNNNNNNNNNNNNNNNNNNNNNNNNNNNNNNNNNNNNNNNNttttttttccagcagagaagaggggagctgggcagcctcATTGTTCTCTTTGTTAGCCCGAGCCATGCTGCGATTAGCGTGGTGACATCATGCTCTACGCTTCCCATTGGCCTGCATTGCTTCCCCACCAACCACGCTCCCGGTCGGCACCGGGACACCCAACTTTTTGGCACCCCTTAATTTCACATCACTGACCCTCTTTAGATATGGCACCGCCGAGCCCAGGATGGCGAGAGCTCGATAAGAACAGCTGCACATCACATTGTGCCCCATGCCGGGACAGCATCTTGCTGTGTTCAGCATGGAGACGTGGTTCCGTGCTTCCATGGGAGTCTGTGGACCCCCTCGGTGTGTTGGGGCTCACGTGGAGGATGCTCGTGCTGTATCAAGAAGGGTCACAATGCCTGCTTGCCCTTCTGCATCGTCCCAAGTTCACCGATGGGGTCCCAGGGTCACCAATGGGGTCCTGGGCTCGCCGATGTGGTCCCAGGGTCACTGATGGGATCCCAGGCTCGCCAATGCGGTGCTGGGCTCACTGATAGGGTCCCAGAGTTGCTGGTGGGGTCCCAGGTTCACCACTGGGGGTCTTGGGCTCGCTGATGGGGTCCCAGGGCCACCAATGGGGTCCCAGGGTCACTGATGGGGTCCTGGACTTGCCAATGGGGTCCCGGGCTCACCGATGGTGTCCTGGGCTCATTAATGGGGCACTGAGCTCACCGATGGGGTCCTAGGCTCAATGATGGGGTCCCAGGCTCACCAACGGGGTCCTGGGCTCAACCAATGGGGTCCCAGGGTCACCAATGGGGACCTGGGCTCACCGATGGCTGCAGCCTCCCCTGCTGCACTCTCTCTGAGATGTGCTCCATGTGCACCATCTCTGCACCCACTCTTGGCCCCCCCACCACTgttggctctgtgctgtgtccCCCCCCCCACCTCATGCTGGGGTGGTGGGGTGGTTTGGGTTCAGCGCTCGGCACTGCGGGTTCTGCCCAGCAcggcagtgctgtgtgtgctggggacGGTTTGGTGCTGTGAGATGGGACCGAGGGGTTTGTTTGGCTCTTTGTAACTGGCAGAAATAGGGCGGTAGCGTCCAGGTgatgggagctgtgctggggatggAGAGATTTGGGCACGAGGTGGGCATGGAGAAAGGATCCCTGCGCCACGAGGAGTGCGAACAGGGTGTCTCCgtgctctcttccagtttaaatgTGGGATGTGCAAGGCCAGCGTGGCTTTGGGGCCTCAAaacccagcacagcccttcctccatcagcctcctcttcctccctgtGCCCCGCTGCTACAGGGATTGAGGTCCCTCACATCCCCAGCTTGGTGTTGACCACGTGTGCTGCGGGGATGCTGGGCTGGGGCGGCGCTTTGGGGCGGTGGCTTTGGGGTGATACCAGGCTGAGGGCTGCGTGTCCCCATCCCGTGCAGATCTGTCAGCGTTCCTGCAGGCTGTGCGCGCTGCTGGGCGGCACTTTGGGTGCTGTGGGACCCGTGTTCCTGTCCTTGCAGTCTGCATTGCCCTGAGTTtgagtgcagagctgcaggtccTGCAGTGATCTGGCAGCACCGTCCGACCTGCGCCGCGCCGTCCCACATGGGCTGATGCATGGCAGAGGGTGTTGGCTGCAGTTTCTCCTGTTTCTCTCTTTATCTCTCTCCTCCAGAGCTAAGTTAAGCAGCTCAGGAAGTAAACCTTTGTTGCACGGAGTGCATCGGTGCCATCTCAGTACTTGTGTGACATGAGCCAAAGTCCCAGGCTCTTCTCCATGCCCACCCCATAACGCGGCCGGGCAGGATTACGTGGCTGTGCCTCCTCGTGCAAGCCTGGTCATGACTCCGTCCGTGGGAGGGATTGTCTGCTCCAAATGCTGTGGGCACCGATCGTTTGGCTCTTTGCAACCAGCAGAAATAGGGCAGCGGTGTCCAGGTgatgggagctgtgctggggatggAGAGATTTGGGGACGGGGTGGGCATTGGGGTCCCTGTATCAGGATGAGGGCAGATGGAGCATCCTGAGCGCTGAGTTGTGCCACGTCCCTGAGGGTGaccctgctctgagcacagctcccagggcCATGTGCAGGCAGTGCGTGGAGGGGCCGTGGCACAGCCAGCTCGGGGACAGTGCCACGACGTCCTGCTCCACATCATCAACACGTGGGGCTGCgtgcagggcagcagagggCAAAAAGAGCGCAGAGTTGGATTTGGGAGGATTTGGAGGGGAGCATCCAAGTGGTGATCGCCGGGTCGTCGTTTGGTGGCgatgctgtctgtgctggagACCCCCAGGGTGAGGACAGAGGAGCCCCCTGAGCGGTGTGGATGCGTCAGGAGGGGTCTTTGTGGGCTGCAGCTCCCCCCGTTTTGTTAGAGTTTTTTTGGATCTGTGGCAACGCTTTTAAAGCCACCTTATTTATAGCCTCGTAGAGAAGTCTGGCACCTTGTTTTCCTCATCCCTCATCATGACTGCTGCACGTTGGGCCACCCCAGCAAACCAAATCACAGCGGGATGCAGGCGATGCTGGGGGACCCACTCCATCCCGGGTCCCCATCGCTGGGGTTGTGCCGTGTGGACTCGAGAAGGATGTGGCCATCTGGGCTGGAGGCGTGTTGGGACTGATTGAAAATAGCTCCTGCTGGTACAGAGCATTCCCCCCGCTGCGGGCTGTCGGTGAAGCCATGTGTTGTGCAGTTCGGGTGCACCTCAGGTGGGATGTGGAAGCTTTGGGCGCTTCCCAGAGCTGCCTGGGGATGGGACACGGTGGTGTTGGGCTCTGTGATGCTGATGGGACCCTTCCAGTGTGGGGTATTTATTGATGCTGTGGGGTTGTATGGGTTTACTGTGGGGCCAGCAGACCCTGTGGCTCGCTGTGCGTGGTGTATTTAATTGTGTCACCAAATTGCAGTCCAACGGGGTGCCGGGATGTTTAGGGATCAGCCATCCCGCAGCCAGCGGGCACCAGCACCATTTCTCTGCTTCGGGTGGAGTTTGGGACTGCAGACGGATGCGTCTGCTGTGTCCCCAAAGGTGATGGCACCGAAGCTCTCAGCCCCAAACGTGCTGTGAACCCATCAAGGTCCCCCATCCCTCAGATCCTCGATCCCCAAATCACACCTGGTGCTTTTagcagctgagcactgcaggtttttcctccccttttgcTTCCTGGCCTCTCCCCCAGCCATTGAGATGCACGTGGCCGTGTGTGCACAAACCCCACATGTGGGGTTGCTGCTACCTTCCCCCGATTTGcaatgcacagagcagggcagccCTACAGCAGATGCTGGGAGGGCAGcgtgaggctgcagcagtgctggcacttaaaaataataaatgggTCTTTGGTGGCTGCTGGTTCTGCCCAGCCCCAGCGACTGGGCCGCTGCTTTCCCCGCCCCTGCGCTGCCCCCAGCCATAAATACACCTTCCAGTTGCTGTCCTAAATTAGGAAAAGCGCCGACAAACCCTTCTCCACCCACATTCTTCCTTGGCGAGCTCTGCAGCCGCACACGGCTTCaccaggagcagtgctgggacccGGGCTGCTCTGGGGTTGCAGGAAGGGCTGAAACCGGGTGGGAATGGATCCGTAGGGCTGCATCCCCAGCAGCTCtctctgtcctgcagctgcacgCGGGGTTTTGGAGCTGTTTGTGGCTCTGCTGCCTCTGTCCCCCATTAGGTTCCCTGGGGATGTCCCTGcgtgggatggggctgctgggggtCGTGCTGTAGCCCCCCAGGGctcccttttctctgctgctgggaattaggaggaggaggaggaggagctctccTTACGCTCgcagctgctgttctgtgtgcACCGCAGAGCTCTCCCGGTGCCGTGCAGCTGTTTGGTGCTATGAATGGggatctgcagcagcagcacagggatgggcTTCAGGCTCTGCCCCTGCTCCCTCCGTCCTGTGGGATCCCAACTATGCTTTGGGTGTGCTGTGCAATGGAGTGTGCACTGGAGAGTGGGCAGAGGGTGTGATCACTGGGGCTGGGCAAGGCAGCAAACCCCATCTCAGCTGGCACTCTCCTGCCTTGGTGTCCCCCCCATTTGGAGTTTGGGATGGGTGAGGATGGGTTGCCGGTGCCACCCAGTTCACCCATCCTTCTGTGTCCATTCCTGCTGTGCTTGGGCCGtttcctggctgagcagctggtGTGAGTTGTGAAGCAAGAGCCTTCTCCAAGGGTgtctgggctgcagctgcagaaccaGGGCACCTGTTGGGTCCTATTGGGTCCTGTTGGGACCTGCTGGATACTTGTAGCACCTGCCGAGTCCTGCTAGTTGTGGGTCCTGCTGGCTCTGCATCTCTCCCTCCTGGGCACTGTGTTCCCACGAGGTCTTGGCTTTGACACATcatctttttccccttttccttcacTCTCCAGGTTGCAAAATCAAAGCCCTGCGCGCCAAGACAAACACATACATCAAGACGCCGGTGAGGGGCGAGGAACCCATCTTCATCGTCACCGGGAGGAAGGAGGATGTGGAAATGGCCAAGAGGGAGATCCtctcagctgctgagcactTCTCCATGATCCGAGCGACACGCAACAAAGTGAACGGGCTGACGGGTGCCCTGCAGGGTCCCCCCAACCTACCGGGCCAGACCACCATCCAGGTGAGAGTCCCATACCGCGTGGTGGGGCTGGTGGTGGGCCCCAAGGGAGCCACCATCAAGCGCATCCAGCAGCAGACGCACACCTACATCGTGACACCCAGCCGTGACAAGGAGCCCGTCTTTGAGGTGACGGGAATGCCCGAGAACGTGGACCGGGCCCGCGAGGAGATCGAGGCCCACATCACCATGCGGACAGGCTCCTTCGTCGACGTCAACGCCGAAAACGACTTCCACACCAACGGCACCGACGTCTGCTTGGACCTGCAGGGTGGTTCTGCCGGTCTGTGGGCCAAAGCTCCACACCCGGCCCGCCGGCCCGCGGCCGCGCTGCGCAACGACAGCctcagctccctgggcagcgcCTCCACCGAGTCCTTCTACAGCGGGCGGGTGGCAGATAACAGCCCCACCAGCCCCTACAGCACCGGCGGTGGATTCACCTTCAGCGATGCGCCGGCCCCGCTGGGCTCGGAGGAATGCGACTTCGGTTTCGACTTCTTGGCCTTGGACCTGACGACGCCGAGTGCCGCCGCCGCCATCTGGTCGCCCTTTGAGCGTGCTGCCAACCCCCTGCAAGCCTTCGGCGGCTCGCAGAGACGCAACAGCGGCACGGCCACACCACGCCATTCACCCACTTTGCCCGAGAGCACCGGAGGGGCCTTGGAGCACCCCTTGGCGCGCCGGATCCAGAGCAACCCCGTCAGCACCTTGTCCTGGCTGCCCACCCAGGGCTCGCTCTCCTCCTTCTCCACCAGCACGGGTTACTCCTCCTCCTCATCGCTGCCCGGCAGCGTCTCGGCCGCCTCGGGCTCACCCACCGACTCCAGCAGCTCCGACGGGCATCGCAAGAGCTCTCGTGAGTGCATGGTGTGCTTTGAGAGCGAGGTGATCGCCGCCCTGGTGCCCTGCGGCCACAACCTCTTCTGCATGGAGTGTGCCATGCGCATCTGTGGCAAGGCCGAGCCCGAGTGCCCCGCGTGCCACACACCGGCCACCCAAGCCATCCACATCTTCTCCTAGCCGGGGCCAGCTTGACGCGGCGAGCAGCCCCACTCCCCTCCCCTCCAACACAACTTTTTAAGGACTTGAAGCGGTTGAGGTCAACGCAGTCGTTGGGGTCAACACAGCCGTTGAGGTCAACGCAACCATTGGCATCAAGGCAACCGTTGGGGTCAACGCAGCCATTGGGGTCAACGCAACCGTTGAGATCAACGCAGCCATTGGAGTCAACGCGACCGTTGGCATCAACGCAACTGTCGGCGTCAACCCTTTTTATTTAAAGGATTGGACTGGGGGTGCAggggtggggatggagatgctATTTTTCTCCCGCTGGATGGAAGCCGGAGGGCAGGATCGcggggaggggagggggcagAGCAAAGGGGTTGGGAGGGCTGGGGAGGAAGGGGCAGACGAAGACGACGAGGAAGAGACGCAGAACCGCAGAGAGGAGCAGAACCCAATGTTTACAGAATAGCTTTAACTCTTAGCCCGGCTGTGGCGGCTGGGGAGAGGAAGCCCAGCTGTTCTTCAACAGTCCTTTCCAAATAACAGTATTCAGTTTGCAAagttaaataaacagaaagaaaaggtcCGGTTGCACTTTTTATTTTAGGACACGCAAGggttgtcttttatttttttaaaagcattctattattattataattttttcgTTGTCGTTCTTTTTGTATGTAGTTATTTTTTTGGATGATTCTTGACGgttctataaatatatatatattttttttgtaacacAGGTCTTATCTTCTATTTTGCCAATGTGAAAACTGCCCAAAAAGCATTACGAGGGGTTGGAGGGGTGAACACGGCACGTcgcaaaaagaaaagcagacagatTTCTATATCTCCTTTTTGTTTcgtggttggtttttgttgtttttttttttcttttgttgttNNNNNNNNNNNNNNNNNNNNNNNNNNNNNNNNNNNNNNNNNNNNNNNNNNNNNNNNNNNNNNNNNNNNNNNNNNNNNNNNNNNNNNNNNNNNNNNNNNNNTAGCCCACACGCTCACTTACACCTTCACAACACTAAATATCCCCAATGAATTAAAACCAGAAgggggctgcccctcccccCAAACCccccctccacacacacacGCACCCACCCCAGGTCTCCCCATCTCAGCCATCCCATTcctcctccatccccatccatcTCTCTGTGCTTGGGGGGATTTTTGGGNNNNNNNNNNNNNNNNNNNNNNNNNNNNNNNNNNNNNNNNNNNNNNNNNNNNNNNNNNNNNNNNNNNNNNNNNNNNNNNNNNNNNNNNNNNNNNNNNNNNTCTTCAGAGTTTTTAATCACTTggtcccttcccttccctcccagtACTTATCCCATCCTATTCCTTTCCAGCatcttccccatttccttttagaggttttcccttcccttcccttcccttcccttccctatACAGACTAATTGACTTGCTCCTGCCATTCATTACCATGGGACTAGAAATCCTGTGCTCacactccttttttttccagactgtCCTGCTCTGGAGCTTTCAAAGAAGTAGATAATATGGTGGAAAAACACGTTTTCCTTTGAGCTACCCTAAAGAAGACCCCAGAGAGGTTGTTAGCATCTCAGCACCGCAGCGCTGGGGGGTGTTCTGCATTGCTGAAACAGTGCTGCTTCCCTCTGCCTGTGACAGCTTCATTATTTCCAGTTATTCTTGGCCTTTTAGTAGAAATCTATGAGCAAGAAGCTGTGTTTCTAGCTTCAGGAGTAACAGAAGGTGACTTAATTACAGATCTCCAACTGGCTCCAGAAGGCATTGAAACCTCATCCGTGCTCATTTGTGTCCAACGGGTGTAAGTTGTGCTGATAACACCTCTCTCCCTCCTCTAGGGGAGCAAATGGAGTCTGTAATGTGTGTAATCTGGGGTTACCTCGacccaaaagcagcagcacgcACTTGGAGATAATCCTGCTCCCACGTGATATGACTGATCTGTCCTAACACTGCTGACTGCTGTGTGATAGAAGGAAACAGACAAACGTGGGGAGGGCTCCACTGGAGTTTTTGGTGTTTTGCACTCCTGTTACCTGCGTTGGGTGCAGTGGGTGTACGTGAGAGCCTGTATCAGACTGCATGTGTGTGCACCCTGCCTGCTGGATGCACACTGCTGTCCTCTGCTCCTCAGGAAACAAAGTGCTTGGCACGTTAAAGATGCAAAGtaacagaaaggagagaaattaAGAGAATAAAGCAGCATTGTTGTGATGCTAAATGAGATGTGAGGACGACTTTGTGCTCACTGTCTGTAGTTCTCAGTGTCTGTAGTTCTCGCTGCAGTCGCAGTGCATTGACTGCTTTTTGCTTTATGCACGAAACACAAAAGGGCTCAATTAGTGCTTTTTGTAGCAGTGCAAAGGGCTCtgctgttattaaaataaaacaagagttGGAGTGGTTTGCATGCGCTTGCCAGCTTGTAGTGTCCCGTGTAAAATCAGGTGTGTAAAACAAATCTCTCCTGTTTTGCCATTAATTGAGAGCTTTGTAAGGTTTTGACCTTTATTCTCGCACCAGTTAAGCGttgcatttcattgctttgcaCCTTAGCAGCGAACTTCTTCCTCCTTGCTGCTGCACAACAAAGTCTGGGGAGGACTTATGGTACCTCAGACACACAATGAGATTATCCTTGGAAACAGGTGTTGTTATTGGAGACGACTGAGCGATAGCTGCCTCTGTGCCATCGTTTCCAGTTATTCTGCTAATTATGCTGTTAATTTATAGGTAGTCTAAATTTTGTTTCCAACACATCCCAACAAGTTCTGCTCCATTAATCTCTCCCAACAACAACGAGAAGTTGACATGAGTGCAGCAATACCCATCTTGAGCTGAGCGTGAGctcaggaagagaaacaaaacttaAAACAGCCGCTGTGCTGAAGTGCAGAGGGGTTCATTCTCCCTCCTGatctctttttctgtgcttttccagCCCCAGTGGGAAGAAGTTCCGCAGCAAACCCCAGCTGGCTCGCTACCTGGGCAGCTCCATGGACCTGAGCACTTTTGACTTCCGCACGGGGAAAATGCTGATGAGTAAAATGAACAAGAACAGGCAGAGGATGCGCTACGACTGTTCCAACCAAGCCAAAGTAAGTTGTTCACCTTTGGGATGAAGTGAGGAGGCAGCACCTTGTGGATGATGGGTACAAAGAGTTTATGGACCAGTTAGCACACAGCATGGTTCAGAGCAGCGTTTGTCCTTGGTCCTTTTCTACACCTCATAAAGAAATATGTTTAGCAGGTAGTATGTCTGCATTCTCGAGAACAAAGCCTGTCCCACAGCCCTTCCCAGGTGAGCAGGGCAGATCTTAGGGGCGTGATTCCTGTCCTCCTCAAGGTGCAGAATCCTCAAGGATTCCTGTCCTGTAACTCAAGGTGCAGTTGTGCTGTGAAACCTCAGTGTTAAGCTTGGAAAGACCACTgagttcatctagtccaacctgATGGTCATCAGTGCTGTCAGAAGTTAAGAACTGAAGGTTTGTAGAAAAGAAGAGCTTGATTCCTGCTGTGTTGTTGTAATTCAATAGTGGATGCCAGCAAATAAAACCAGAGAGGTCAGGATGGTTCTGGATTCACAAACTGCTCTCTAAATCCAACATAACAGATTTTCCTAATTATTACCAATGTATCAAAACTTCTAGGTGTAGTGACCCAAAGGTGGCTTGTCACATCAGAACGTAAAATCAATGTTCTGACTCCTAAATTCTgtcaaaatagaaataaaactgcatgAATTAGATGAAGAGGGGAAGGTGTGGTTATGTTTGAAAGGCCTTAAGTGAGATCTGAGGGGTACTGTGGGTATTTTTTAGCAGTCTCACTGCTACGGATCAGGCAGGTTTTCAAGTCCgtgagtgctgctgcttttgcacaCTGTGCCTCTTTATAGCTGTAGTGATATTTTGGCAAATGTAAAACATCTTATGgcattttctccttccttttgttttgaaatgcttaGGGCAAGCCTGATTTGAACACGGCGCTGCCTGTCAGACAGACGGCCTCCATCTTCAAACAGCCTGTCACAAAGATCACAAACCATCCCAGCAATAAGGTGAAGAGTGATCCACAGAAAGCTGTGGACCAACCCCGGCAGGTGAGGCCTGGAGCTCAGAGGCTGCTTTTCCAGaaggaagaatcatagaatcatagaatggccagggttggaagagtccTTAAGGATCAGCAGGCTCCAgaccccctgctgcaggcagggctgccaacctcccacatctcacagcagcccaggctgcccagagcctcatccaacctggccttgaacacctccagggatggacggggatccacagcctctctgagcagctgttccagcacctcaccactctctctgtaaagaacttcctcctgacatccaacctcaatctcctttccctcaacttccaaccatttccccttgtcctgctgttatctcccctttccaagagctgactcccctcctgtttgcaggctccctttaggtactgaaggctgcactgaggtcaccctgcagccttcttttctccaggctgaacaagcccagctccctcagcctgtcttcctaggggagctgctccagccctctgctcatcTTTCTGGCTCTTCTTTGGACCCTCtcccacagctctctgtctttcttgtgttgggggccccagacctggatgcagtgctgcagatggggcctcatgagggcagagtagagagggacaatcacctccctgtccctgcttcTGATGGAGCCTgggataccatttgctttccaagctgcatgagcactctgctggctcacgttcagtttctcatccaccaggtcCTTCACTGCAGAGCTAACTTCTGATTTTTGCTGCTGAGAAGTCCCAAAATAAAATGGCTAAAGTTTGTAACATTGGACAGAGAGTCCAAAGTAATGTGAGATTACAGAAAGCTTAGAGTGCTCCCACCTCTTAATTTAAGTCCTATCTACAGACTTAGAAGTCATCACCAATTTAGTGCAGCCATTATAAAATGTTCAAATTCTGTGTTTCAAGAAGTCCCCGTTCCTCTGTGGTGCTCGTGATGTGCTACACAGGATGGCACCCCCTGCAGATGGGTCTGTCATTACTGGCTGACTCCACCTCTTTGAGTACCATCAGAAATTCACTTGGAATGTCACTGTGACAAAGTtgcctgttgtttttcttctcatgctGTATATTTGccagcaagaaaacaaaccaataGTAAAGGAAATCTTTCAGCTTAATTTCATCAAGTGAAAGGATGCAAAGAGTGTGCTTGGACCTATGCAGCTTTGGAGCTGGGCACTGGTTCAAGTGAGGCTGGTGTGTTCAAAGCTGCCTTTGGAAGGCGTTCTCAGTTCATtagtgctgcccagagctgacagcctgctgcctgcacagaaCTCACACCAGGGTTTCTGTGAATCCTTTCCTGTCGTGAGCCTATCTTTATGCCTTTTGGAAACTAGAAGTTCAGCTTCGTTAATCTGTTCATATGCTGTCAATGGTACCAATTAGCAGGATATCTTACACTCTTGCAGGTGTATCACACAAAGAGGAAagcaatttcattaaaaatacctTATACAATACTCTTACATCTCACACTGAGAACTTGATGCAAGCTTGAGAACTCACCTTAGTGAAATGTGATTGAGGATCTCTTTGAAATGGAATTGTGGTTACATTTTAAAGCCAGGCTGCTGGGCTTCTAACATCGTTTCCTAAGGAGGAAGGGTGTGTGTTGGCAGTTCTGTTGCTCCTCCTATAAGCCATCATGTGCTGGTGTAATATCCACCTATTTGAAAGTCACAGGTGAGAGAATAACCAGCCCCAGTGTGTTTTGGCTTTTGCAGTCCTCATTTCTCAGTTAGAAGCTCGTTACACTTGGATGTTATCAGGCATGAAAGGAGATGTGTCTGGCCTGCTTGCCTGGGTAAAGTTGCtttattacaagaaaaaatgcattccaGCTATTCATTGATCATCCTTTTACAGGCAGATTTTGAGATGAAAGCGTACCCAGCTTTTCTATCAGTCTCCCCACCAAACCACGGCTTCCCTTGCCTTTAAGTTTGAGGAGAACCTGTAATGCAGCATTCAGGATGAGATGGGACAGTTCTAATGAAAAATGCCAGGAGAGGAGTGAAATAATGCTCAGATGAGTCCTGCATTGCTTAACTTCAGTTCTGTGCCATGTGAGAGAGAGCAGAAGAGTAATAGGAGTGTAGCAGTGCTGTCCCATACTGCGCTTGGATGAAAGCAGTCGGTGTTGTCTCACTGCTCCAGTTCAGAAGCAGGGATGTTCTGCTCCCCAGGGGGAAAGCCTTCAAGGCAATAAACCAGGGTGAGGTGTGGGATTGATGGGCAGTGAGGTTTGCTCCCTGCCTTCGTGCGTGGCAGAGCCCTGTCTGTAATGACTCCAACCTTTGCAGCAGTGCCCTGCCTGCTTCTGTAGCAAGCGTCGGGTGTTTCTGTCGATCCCATTTCTTCTTGTGTACCAATCAATGCTTGCTTTCATGGCAGCTCttctgggagaagaaattaAGCGGGCTGAACGCTTTTGACATCGCAGAGGAGCTGGTGAAAACAATGGACCTTCCAAAAGGTTTACAAGGTAATCAGCCTGCCCTTAGCTCTGGGTTGGTTCCAGCGATGATCCAGAGGTGCTGTGCCTGAGCTCTTCAGACCActcttcctccagcagcagctgttagTGCCCTGTGACCTCCCTTTGTCCATAGGGGATACGGCAGCATAATGAGAGGAAGTGGCAAAGTTGCTTGGCTCCTGTTTGTTTGTATTCCAGAAGCAGTGCCTGTTTAAACCGCTTCCACTCCCAGGCTGTGTTTTACGTGGCACAATGAGGGATGGATCTGGCTTTAAATAACCTTGGGGGGGAGTTGTGCAGGTGCTATTAGAACCGTTTAGGACTGAGATTTGTGTCGCGCTGACTTTGTAAATAACACTACCAGCTCTGCCATTAACACTGAAGTAGTGCTTTCTGTTTGATTCGCTCTTTGTTGTGCAGTGCTGATGGTCGCTTCTCTGCCTTGCAGGAGTTGGACCTGGTTGCACTGATGAGACCCTCCTGTCTGCCATTGCCAGTGCTCTGCACACCAGCAC encodes the following:
- the MEX3D gene encoding RNA-binding protein MEX3D, producing MLSVLETPRHLPSPASCGSCWLCISPSWALCSHEVLALTHHLFPLFLHSPGCKIKALRAKTNTYIKTPVRGEEPIFIVTGRKEDVEMAKREILSAAEHFSMIRATRNKVNGLTGALQGPPNLPGQTTIQVRVPYRVVGLVVGPKGATIKRIQQQTHTYIVTPSRDKEPVFEVTGMPENVDRAREEIEAHITMRTGSFVDVNAENDFHTNGTDVCLDLQGGSAGLWAKAPHPARRPAAALRNDSLSSLGSASTESFYSGRVADNSPTSPYSTGGGFTFSDAPAPLGSEECDFGFDFLALDLTTPSAAAAIWSPFERAANPLQAFGGSQRRNSGTATPRHSPTLPESTGGALEHPLARRIQSNPVSTLSWLPTQGSLSSFSTSTGYSSSSSLPGSVSAASGSPTDSSSSDGHRKSSRECMVCFESEVIAALVPCGHNLFCMECAMRICGKAEPECPACHTPATQAIHIFS
- the MBD3 gene encoding methyl-CpG-binding domain protein 3, which translates into the protein MDLSTFDFRTGKMLMSKMNKNRQRMRYDCSNQAKGKPDLNTALPVRQTASIFKQPVTKITNHPSNKVKSDPQKAVDQPRQLFWEKKLSGLNAFDIAEELVKTMDLPKGLQGVGPGCTDETLLSAIASALHTSTMPITGQLSAAVEKNPGVWLNTSQPLCKAFMVTDEDIRKQEELVQQVRKRLEEALMADMLAHVEEIARDGEAPTEKEGGEEEGEDEEEEEEQDHDQEMENV